A DNA window from Streptomyces canus contains the following coding sequences:
- a CDS encoding ABC transporter substrate-binding protein gives MNRFARTVAAVALATALALVSGCGGSDSDTGAGADAKALEQVTYLTSFGNFGRDAYAWVAKDKGFFEEAGFDVEIKPGQGTGGVIPAVVSGRAQFGPIDLTGGLLQMGSGQAKDFVAVAAIQQRTMAAIATTEGNGIAAPKDIEGKRLADTPGSVVRNLFPTYARLAGVDAGKVTWVNGDAQTLMGTLASGSVDGIGQFVVGKPTIEAVTKKKAVLLPYSDVMPDLYGNVLITSKKIAEQEPEMVKRFSTALLKGLEYSLANSKEAAEILKRNVDATNPAAAAAELELMAAYVRPGGSGTAIGTLDSGRVAKSIAILQGAGALPHGMTPEQIIDFDLVPKA, from the coding sequence ATGAACAGGTTCGCCCGTACGGTCGCCGCGGTGGCCCTGGCCACGGCACTGGCACTGGTTTCGGGGTGCGGCGGGTCGGACTCCGACACCGGTGCTGGTGCGGACGCCAAGGCACTGGAGCAGGTGACCTACCTGACCTCGTTCGGCAACTTCGGCCGGGACGCGTACGCGTGGGTCGCGAAGGACAAGGGGTTCTTCGAAGAGGCCGGCTTCGACGTGGAGATCAAGCCGGGCCAGGGCACCGGCGGCGTGATTCCGGCCGTCGTGAGTGGCCGGGCGCAGTTCGGCCCGATCGACCTGACGGGGGGTCTGCTGCAGATGGGCAGCGGCCAGGCGAAGGACTTCGTCGCGGTGGCCGCCATCCAGCAGCGCACTATGGCCGCGATCGCCACCACCGAGGGCAACGGCATCGCCGCACCGAAGGACATCGAGGGCAAACGGCTCGCCGACACGCCCGGCTCTGTCGTGCGCAATCTCTTCCCGACGTACGCCCGACTGGCCGGAGTGGACGCCGGCAAGGTGACTTGGGTCAACGGCGATGCACAGACCCTGATGGGCACGCTTGCCAGCGGCTCGGTGGACGGCATCGGCCAGTTCGTGGTGGGTAAGCCGACCATCGAGGCGGTGACCAAGAAGAAGGCCGTCCTGCTCCCGTACAGCGACGTGATGCCCGATCTCTACGGAAACGTGCTGATCACGTCGAAGAAGATCGCTGAGCAGGAGCCGGAGATGGTGAAGCGGTTCTCCACCGCGCTGCTCAAGGGCTTGGAGTACAGCCTGGCCAACTCGAAGGAGGCCGCCGAGATCCTGAAGCGGAACGTGGACGCCACGAATCCGGCCGCTGCGGCAGCCGAATTGGAGTTGATGGCCGCGTACGTCAGGCCAGGCGGTTCCGGCACCGCGATCGGGACGCTGGACTCCGGGCGGGTCGCGAAGAGCATCGCGATCCTGCAGGGCGCGGGTGCGCTGCCGCATGGAATGACCCCTGAGCAGATCATCGACTTCGATCTCGTACCGAAAGCCTGA
- a CDS encoding ABC transporter permease, whose amino-acid sequence MTDLSQPQQAPAAPKPVPVPRVGLQRRTSIGAVLLPSAGLLVALGVWWLLTSVLEVIHPVVLPPPGAVLSAFTAAPAQFLEHTGHTTVETVVGFVLSSACGVLIGLSLAASRVLERMFTPLLVAVNAVPKIALGPLLVGALGWGQKPVLTMVFLLCFFPIVLSTTTGLTSTPADLAELARSLNASRWQAFRKVRLPAALPQIFVGLKVAMPLAAIGAVIGEFQAGETGLGYLIVQAGGVGDTATAWAAIILIGLMSILLYFALVLIERLALPWVRETTSRS is encoded by the coding sequence ATGACCGATCTGTCGCAGCCGCAGCAGGCCCCGGCGGCCCCGAAGCCGGTGCCTGTGCCGCGAGTGGGACTGCAGCGCAGGACGAGCATCGGTGCCGTGCTGCTCCCGTCGGCCGGACTGCTGGTCGCGCTCGGCGTGTGGTGGCTTCTCACGTCGGTGCTGGAGGTGATCCACCCGGTAGTGCTGCCTCCGCCCGGTGCCGTCCTCTCCGCGTTCACCGCAGCCCCGGCCCAGTTCCTGGAACACACCGGCCACACCACGGTGGAGACGGTCGTCGGGTTCGTTCTCTCCAGCGCCTGCGGAGTTCTGATCGGACTGTCACTGGCCGCCTCACGGGTACTGGAGCGGATGTTCACGCCGCTGCTGGTCGCCGTCAACGCAGTTCCGAAGATCGCGCTCGGGCCGCTCTTGGTGGGGGCGCTCGGCTGGGGGCAGAAGCCGGTCCTGACCATGGTCTTCCTGCTTTGCTTCTTCCCGATCGTGCTGTCCACCACGACCGGTCTCACGTCGACGCCGGCGGACCTGGCCGAGTTGGCGCGCTCGCTGAACGCCTCGCGCTGGCAGGCGTTCCGGAAGGTACGGCTGCCCGCCGCGCTGCCGCAGATCTTCGTCGGGCTGAAGGTGGCCATGCCGCTCGCCGCTATCGGCGCGGTCATCGGCGAGTTCCAGGCCGGCGAGACCGGGCTGGGCTATCTGATCGTGCAAGCCGGCGGGGTCGGCGACACCGCCACGGCCTGGGCGGCGATCATCCTGATCGGGCTGATGAGCATCCTGCTCTACTTCGCTTTGGTGCTGATCGAGCGGCTCGCGCTGCCCTGGGTCAGGGAAACCACCTCGCGCAGCTGA